From Apium graveolens cultivar Ventura chromosome 9, ASM990537v1, whole genome shotgun sequence, the proteins below share one genomic window:
- the LOC141686209 gene encoding uncharacterized protein LOC141686209, with protein MGYVRETIPRPQGEKRKLFSKYQEGHRKNVEMTFGVLQSQFAIVHDPTQFWDKEDLAKIMRACIILHNMIVEDERDTYVTPFGALPSYDDATYGLPPPNLGEESLASNEMYIGRTIQLCNRQKHRQLQFDLVEHITMFHNND; from the coding sequence ATGGGCTACGTTCGTGAAACAATTCCACGCCCACAAGGTGAAAAGAGAAAATTGTTCTCCAAATATCAAGAAGGTCATCGAAAAAACGTAGAAATGACATTTGGCGTGTTGCAATCTCAATTTGCAATTGTACATGATCCAACACAATTTTGGGATAAAGAAGATCTCGCTAAAATAATGAGAGCGTGTATTATACTACATAATATGATCGTTGAGGATGAGAGAGACACATACGTCACTCCCTTTGGCGCTTTACCATCTTACGATGATGCAACATATGGCTTACCGCCTCCAAACTTAGGCGAAGAATCTTTAGCCTCTAATGAAATGTATATCGGAAGGACTATCCAACTTTGTAACAGGCAGAAACATCGTCAACTACAATTCGATCTGGTTGAGCATATCACAATGTTCCATAATAATGATTAA
- the LOC141686210 gene encoding uncharacterized protein LOC141686210 translates to MLAYGIGTDAVDDYVCIGTSTAIECLKKFVTNIILIFESEYLRKPNSNDVQRLIKMGKARGFPGMMGSIDYMHLQWKNCPKAWKGMFMRGHKGVPTILLNVVASSDLWI, encoded by the coding sequence ATGTTGGCATATGGAATTGGAACGGATGCGGTTGATGATTATGTGTGCATTGGTACGTCCACTGCAATTGAATGCTTGAAAAAATTTGTTAccaatattattttaatttttgagaGTGAATATTTGCGAAAGCCAAACTCAAATGATGTACAACGTCTCATAAAAATGGGAAAGGCTCGCGGTTTTCCCGGAATGATGGGGAGTATTGACTACATGCATTTGCAGTGGAAAAATTGCCCTAAAGCATGGAAAGGGATGTTCATGAGGGGTCATAAAGGAGTTCCAACAATATTGCTTAATGTTGTTGCCTCATCGGACCTATGGATATGA